A region of Ignatzschineria larvae DSM 13226 DNA encodes the following proteins:
- a CDS encoding nuclease domain-containing protein yields MNLRKLAKGQRCQVRIAGICNFNSETTVLAHLRMAGITGAGMKANDLLGAWCCSACHSATESNPKFRKEFLEGVARTQNELVKMGVVKW; encoded by the coding sequence ATGAACCTTAGAAAACTAGCTAAAGGGCAACGGTGTCAAGTTCGTATTGCTGGCATTTGTAACTTCAATTCTGAAACAACTGTACTTGCTCATCTCAGAATGGCAGGTATTACAGGTGCAGGAATGAAAGCAAATGACTTGTTAGGCGCTTGGTGCTGTTCAGCTTGTCATAGCGCTACAGAGAGTAATCCAAAGTTCAGAAAAGAGTTTTTAGAAGGTGTTGCAAGAACACAGAATGAGCTAGTAAAAATGGGGGTAGTGAAATGGTAG
- a CDS encoding ATP-binding protein, producing MMSIQEIVTKKGGNIYAPIQQEYRCIEQKECEKHGLYDYHFSNGDYLKDVFKECQQCKRELEMKAKLGGVDGIAKRFKRCAFDNYEVNNESQSEIKQALAEFARDFDVHVEEGTPVLLLGGVGTGKTHLACAIANEIASRGYDSIFRSVSALIRSIRDCWGRNGEEAKLIELYRSVDLLIVDEVGVQAGSDNERNILFDIINGRYEEMKPTIMISNLKIEDFTRAVGQRIASRIQHDGLFLPFAWSDYRKGV from the coding sequence ATGATGTCAATTCAAGAAATAGTTACAAAAAAAGGTGGCAATATCTACGCCCCAATTCAGCAAGAATATCGCTGTATTGAACAGAAAGAGTGTGAAAAACATGGATTGTACGATTATCACTTCTCGAACGGTGATTATCTCAAAGATGTCTTCAAAGAGTGTCAGCAGTGCAAGCGTGAATTGGAAATGAAAGCCAAGCTTGGTGGTGTGGACGGAATTGCAAAGCGCTTTAAGCGTTGCGCGTTCGATAACTACGAAGTCAATAACGAGAGTCAATCAGAGATCAAACAAGCATTAGCAGAATTTGCGCGTGATTTTGACGTACACGTTGAAGAGGGCACGCCGGTACTGTTACTCGGCGGCGTAGGTACGGGTAAAACACATCTTGCGTGTGCTATTGCGAATGAGATCGCAAGTCGTGGATACGATTCAATTTTCAGATCAGTATCGGCGTTGATTCGTTCTATTCGTGATTGTTGGGGGAGAAACGGCGAAGAGGCGAAACTCATTGAGCTTTATAGGTCGGTAGATCTGTTAATCGTTGATGAGGTTGGTGTTCAGGCAGGTAGTGATAATGAGCGCAATATTCTATTCGACATCATTAACGGTCGTTACGAAGAGATGAAGCCAACGATTATGATCTCGAACTTGAAAATTGAAGACTTCACAAGAGCAGTTGGGCAACGTATCGCAAGCAGAATACAACACGATGGGCTTTTCTTGCCGTTCGCTTGGTCGGATTATCGGAAAGGGGTGTAG
- a CDS encoding helix-turn-helix domain-containing protein, with protein MSMMLMVKAMRIKVGNPLRKLVLIKLADNANDLGECWPSHQHIADQCEISRRSVINHINALEEMGFLRKEYRAKNNEKQSNLYYLTLSEKAQVKEADKGGAGDSLPSAGDSLGGGAGDAHRTSHSSEPIIEPIKEPKAPTAFDELIARGVDEQVAKDFLHIRKAKKAPLTFTAIQGIEREALKANLEFSEVVRICAERGWQGFNANWSLGGSSTAVNDFNTQDYGSAVIPAKFRK; from the coding sequence ATGAGTATGATGCTGATGGTAAAAGCGATGCGGATTAAGGTTGGTAATCCGCTTCGCAAGTTAGTGCTGATTAAGCTTGCTGACAATGCCAATGACTTGGGAGAGTGTTGGCCGTCACATCAGCATATTGCAGATCAATGTGAAATAAGTCGTAGATCTGTAATAAACCACATAAACGCACTAGAAGAAATGGGATTTCTTCGTAAGGAGTATAGAGCAAAAAATAATGAAAAACAATCAAATCTCTATTACCTCACATTGAGCGAAAAAGCGCAGGTCAAAGAAGCAGATAAAGGTGGTGCAGGAGATTCACTACCTAGTGCAGGAGATTCACTAGGGGGTGGTGCAGGAGATGCACATAGAACCAGTCACTCTTCTGAACCTATCATTGAACCTATCAAAGAACCTAAAGCGCCAACGGCATTTGATGAATTGATTGCACGTGGAGTTGATGAACAAGTCGCAAAAGATTTTCTGCATATTCGAAAAGCCAAAAAAGCCCCTTTAACGTTTACGGCAATTCAGGGGATTGAGCGAGAAGCACTTAAAGCGAATTTGGAATTTTCGGAAGTTGTGCGTATCTGTGCAGAGCGAGGGTGGCAAGGTTTCAATGCCAATTGGTCGTTAGGTGGAAGTTCTACGGCAGTCAACGACTTCAATACTCAAGATTATGGTTCGGCAGTAATTCCAGCAAAATTCAGAAAGTAG
- a CDS encoding helix-turn-helix domain-containing protein, whose translation MIDTINHRSVSQLQLLKAHLESGKEITAKEALLKLGIGRLAARIHELRVDHNLQIDSRFEREGNRKWAVYSLKGDEI comes from the coding sequence ATGATAGACACGATTAATCATCGCAGTGTAAGTCAGTTACAACTGCTTAAGGCACATCTTGAGAGTGGTAAAGAGATTACAGCCAAAGAAGCGCTTTTAAAGCTAGGAATTGGCAGATTAGCTGCAAGGATTCACGAATTAAGAGTAGATCATAATCTACAAATAGATTCTCGATTCGAAAGAGAAGGGAATCGCAAGTGGGCTGTTTATAGCCTGAAAGGAGATGAAATATGA
- a CDS encoding transcriptional regulator, with translation MEKEYLLKAIDVAGGQSQLASALSIKQGHVAMWVHRDKKAPPAEYVLKIEELTGISRHKLRPDVFGEEERGLNDRHD, from the coding sequence ATGGAAAAAGAATATTTACTTAAAGCTATTGATGTAGCTGGTGGGCAAAGTCAATTAGCATCTGCATTAAGTATTAAACAGGGGCATGTAGCCATGTGGGTGCACCGAGATAAAAAAGCCCCGCCAGCTGAGTATGTTTTAAAGATTGAAGAATTGACTGGTATTAGTAGGCATAAACTTCGTCCTGATGTTTTTGGGGAAGAAGAAAGGGGGCTTAATGATAGACACGATTAA
- a CDS encoding LexA family protein, translated as MELKDRLKEARTRKGYSQAKLGELVGVSQTAIQYIENGRNQSSTKIFDIARALGVTSEWLLYGDEGTIPTTSEITPSPNTITLDSANENIFVPVISWVAAGNFNNIETVPVDELIKWVPCPVPHGKNTFALKVVGSSMENPNGKPSFEDGDIIYVDPEREPENKSLVVVTLDGSASATFKQLIIELDGKYIQPLNPNWHEKIIKINGNATINGVVIGKWTDI; from the coding sequence ATGGAATTAAAAGATAGATTAAAAGAAGCTCGTACTAGGAAGGGATATTCTCAAGCAAAACTTGGTGAGCTAGTTGGTGTATCTCAAACAGCAATTCAATATATTGAGAATGGGAGAAATCAAAGCTCTACCAAAATTTTTGATATAGCTAGAGCGCTCGGTGTTACTTCTGAATGGCTTTTATATGGCGATGAGGGCACAATTCCAACGACATCTGAAATTACCCCATCACCTAACACAATTACTTTAGACAGCGCAAATGAAAATATTTTTGTTCCTGTTATCTCTTGGGTTGCGGCAGGTAATTTTAACAATATAGAAACCGTCCCTGTAGATGAACTTATAAAATGGGTTCCTTGCCCAGTTCCCCATGGTAAAAATACCTTTGCCCTAAAAGTTGTAGGATCTAGCATGGAAAATCCAAATGGAAAGCCCTCGTTTGAAGATGGTGATATTATCTATGTAGATCCCGAACGTGAACCTGAAAATAAATCTCTTGTTGTTGTAACCTTAGATGGAAGTGCTTCCGCAACATTTAAACAGTTAATTATTGAACTAGATGGTAAATACATTCAGCCACTCAATCCCAATTGGCATGAAAAAATTATCAAAATCAATGGAAATGCAACTATTAATGGTGTAGTTATTGGGAAATGGACGGATATTTAG
- the bet gene encoding phage recombination protein Bet → MSNALSTQVKSLAKTLSLGGNEQELIATLKATAFRGQQINDSQMTALLIVANEHKLNPWTNEIYAFPQNGGIQPIIGIDGWLKLANNNKEFDGLEYDYKFNEAGELLAITCRVYRKDRSRPMEATELMVENRRNTTPWKQYPSRMLKHRATAQAIRSAFGLSGIMLDDEAQAMNDSQVNAPEVDEAVRIELVKRAEEEAKKGVEALLHECMTYALVAKMDSLTLSITTTKWNLL, encoded by the coding sequence ATGAGTAACGCATTATCAACCCAAGTGAAGTCTTTAGCTAAAACATTGTCACTTGGCGGCAATGAGCAAGAGTTAATTGCAACACTTAAAGCAACGGCTTTTCGCGGTCAGCAAATCAATGACAGTCAAATGACTGCTCTTCTTATCGTAGCAAATGAGCACAAACTCAATCCTTGGACTAATGAGATTTACGCTTTCCCACAAAACGGCGGGATTCAGCCGATCATTGGTATTGACGGCTGGTTAAAGTTGGCGAACAACAACAAGGAATTTGATGGACTTGAATACGATTACAAATTCAATGAAGCCGGAGAACTGCTTGCAATTACTTGTCGAGTGTACCGCAAAGATCGTAGCAGACCTATGGAAGCCACCGAGCTAATGGTTGAAAACAGACGTAATACAACGCCTTGGAAGCAATATCCAAGTCGTATGTTAAAACATAGAGCGACAGCGCAAGCGATACGTTCAGCGTTTGGTTTGTCGGGAATTATGTTGGATGACGAAGCGCAAGCAATGAATGACAGTCAAGTAAATGCGCCCGAAGTCGATGAAGCGGTAAGAATTGAACTAGTCAAAAGAGCTGAAGAAGAAGCCAAGAAAGGCGTAGAAGCACTGCTTCACGAGTGTATGACGTATGCGCTCGTGGCAAAAATGGACAGCCTTACTCTAAGTATCACGACTACAAAATGGAACTTGCTTTAG
- a CDS encoding lambda exonuclease family protein, which yields MYDVCARGKNGQPYSKYHDYKMELALERLTGKPTESFTSNAMQWGIDTEPKAKEAYTLQTMNEVQDVGFIDHPEIENFGASPDGLLLDMFGKPLNKAIEIKCPTSKTHLETLTSGKVNPQYIYQMASQLMCLGMKECVFMSFDPRFPADLQMFLYDFELTTEMEEEITEKVVKFNKEVDQVIKDLEKKVA from the coding sequence GTGTATGACGTATGCGCTCGTGGCAAAAATGGACAGCCTTACTCTAAGTATCACGACTACAAAATGGAACTTGCTTTAGAGCGCTTAACTGGTAAGCCAACAGAATCATTCACAAGTAACGCAATGCAATGGGGAATTGATACAGAACCTAAAGCCAAAGAAGCCTACACACTGCAAACGATGAATGAGGTTCAAGATGTCGGATTTATCGATCATCCTGAAATTGAGAATTTTGGCGCAAGTCCAGATGGACTGCTTCTTGATATGTTCGGCAAGCCTTTAAATAAAGCAATTGAAATCAAATGCCCTACCTCTAAGACTCATTTAGAAACACTCACAAGCGGTAAAGTCAATCCGCAGTACATTTATCAAATGGCTTCTCAACTGATGTGTTTAGGTATGAAAGAGTGCGTCTTTATGAGCTTTGATCCCCGCTTCCCTGCTGATCTTCAAATGTTCTTGTATGACTTTGAATTAACAACAGAAATGGAAGAAGAGATCACAGAGAAAGTGGTCAAATTCAATAAAGAAGTCGACCAAGTGATTAAGGACTTGGAAAAGAAGGTAGCTTGA
- a CDS encoding helix-turn-helix transcriptional regulator: protein MSGLNAIQDLIKSEQQKEQANNESMEKILSTLSAISIEIKKIKQPDELLEIKDVCEIIKFKHDWVYRNIRLGLFPAPIKINTASRWYRSEIDQWLESQKSYRVN from the coding sequence ATGAGCGGATTAAATGCTATACAAGATTTAATTAAATCAGAACAACAAAAGGAGCAGGCAAACAATGAAAGTATGGAGAAGATACTAAGCACATTGTCAGCAATATCTATCGAGATAAAGAAGATAAAGCAACCTGATGAACTGCTAGAAATAAAAGACGTGTGTGAGATTATTAAATTTAAACACGACTGGGTTTATAGAAACATTAGATTAGGATTATTCCCTGCCCCCATAAAAATCAACACTGCATCTCGATGGTATCGATCAGAAATTGATCAATGGCTAGAGTCACAAAAATCTTACAGGGTAAATTAG
- the artM gene encoding arginine ABC transporter permease ArtM, whose translation MLDQFLFILEGAPLSLALTVASLFCGFIIALLLTGILTLWEKRWPAKIARGFIIFFTGTPLLVQILLFYTGPGQIGFIRNSFLWDIFSQAWFCAILALSLNSAAYTAQLFYGAVKNISKNQWEACLALGMSRFEAMKILIPLALRRALPSYSNEIVLIFKSTSLVQGITLLDIMGRARELAGQTYDSVTYYAMAGLIYLVINAILIIFAKLMERRALAFEK comes from the coding sequence ATGTTAGATCAATTTTTATTTATATTAGAAGGCGCACCCCTTAGCTTAGCTCTGACGGTTGCTTCACTCTTTTGTGGCTTTATTATTGCCTTATTATTAACCGGCATTTTGACCTTATGGGAAAAGCGCTGGCCAGCCAAAATTGCCCGCGGTTTTATTATCTTCTTTACCGGCACTCCGCTACTCGTACAGATTCTACTCTTCTATACAGGGCCAGGGCAGATTGGTTTTATCCGAAATTCATTTTTATGGGATATCTTCTCGCAAGCTTGGTTTTGTGCAATTTTGGCATTATCACTTAATTCAGCCGCTTACACAGCGCAGCTCTTTTATGGTGCAGTGAAAAACATCTCTAAGAATCAGTGGGAAGCCTGTTTAGCGTTAGGAATGAGTCGATTTGAAGCAATGAAGATTCTTATCCCCTTAGCACTTCGCAGAGCGTTACCGAGTTACTCGAATGAGATCGTCCTTATCTTTAAAAGTACCTCCCTTGTACAAGGTATTACACTATTAGATATTATGGGGCGGGCTCGAGAACTTGCCGGTCAAACCTATGATTCGGTCACTTACTACGCAATGGCTGGATTAATCTACCTTGTGATTAACGCAATTCTCATTATTTTTGCCAAACTCATGGAGCGTAGAGCATTGGCATTTGAGAAGTAG
- a CDS encoding ABC transporter permease subunit (The N-terminal region of this protein, as described by TIGR01726, is a three transmembrane segment that identifies a subfamily of ABC transporter permease subunits, which specificities that include histidine, arginine, glutamine, glutamate, L-cystine (sic), the opines (in Agrobacterium) octopine and nopaline, etc.), whose amino-acid sequence MLIAAKTTILLALVALVLGFLWANILAVLELSRWRIIRWPVTFFVSVVRSLPELIVIFLIGLGLPYLFLEYEMVLPEWVMDAYFSLLDSYGEYLFFGLGAFALSLIYASYASQTIRGALLAVPKEQWSSGAVLGLSKPATFLYIVMPQMWRHAFPGLSNQWLVLLKDTALVSLIGVHELMKETDYIYSATNDFIWYAIAALIYLVISLVSQKIQDLLYNRITAYDLEPAK is encoded by the coding sequence ATGTTAATCGCTGCGAAGACAACGATTTTATTGGCATTAGTGGCGTTGGTGCTTGGATTTTTATGGGCGAATATTTTAGCGGTTTTAGAATTAAGTCGATGGCGAATTATCCGCTGGCCTGTGACATTTTTTGTTTCTGTGGTTCGCTCATTGCCGGAATTGATCGTGATCTTCCTGATTGGTTTAGGATTGCCCTATCTTTTTTTAGAATATGAGATGGTATTGCCTGAGTGGGTAATGGATGCCTATTTCTCGCTACTCGATAGTTACGGTGAATACCTTTTCTTTGGGTTAGGGGCTTTTGCACTCTCACTGATCTACGCTTCTTATGCTTCACAAACGATTCGAGGAGCGCTATTAGCCGTTCCCAAAGAGCAATGGAGTTCAGGGGCTGTATTAGGACTCTCTAAACCGGCCACTTTCCTCTATATTGTTATGCCGCAGATGTGGCGCCATGCGTTCCCGGGGTTAAGTAACCAATGGCTTGTGCTACTCAAAGATACGGCGCTTGTCTCTCTAATCGGTGTGCATGAGTTGATGAAGGAAACGGACTATATCTATAGTGCCACGAATGATTTTATCTGGTACGCAATCGCAGCACTGATCTATCTTGTGATTTCACTCGTGAGTCAAAAGATCCAGGATCTTCTCTATAATCGTATTACTGCATACGACCTTGAGCCGGCGAAATAG
- a CDS encoding transporter substrate-binding domain-containing protein produces MKKLGLLLLAAGLMSTTAMAQDKLNIGTNPAYPPFEYKGENNELLGFDIDLMNAVCEAMQKECVFSEAEFDALIPNLRLRRYDAVISGMDITEERAKQLAFSDPYYQNYSIYITTKDKADKIDDVADAKIGVLSGSTHQQYIKDTYKGSDISVYPQYPSAMNDLALGRVDVVFGDGEVVNEYIQGNDNFVMVGEKVTDPKYFGQGLGIGTGLRNKALVEEINEALKTVKENGQYDEIYSKWFEQQ; encoded by the coding sequence ATGAAAAAATTAGGACTTTTACTACTTGCTGCAGGCTTAATGAGCACAACAGCAATGGCACAAGATAAATTAAATATCGGTACAAACCCGGCATATCCTCCTTTTGAGTATAAAGGTGAGAATAATGAATTACTCGGTTTTGATATCGATCTTATGAATGCCGTATGTGAAGCGATGCAAAAAGAGTGTGTTTTTTCTGAAGCAGAATTTGATGCATTGATCCCTAATCTTCGACTCCGCCGTTACGATGCAGTCATTTCCGGAATGGATATTACTGAAGAGCGTGCAAAACAGTTAGCATTCAGCGATCCTTATTATCAAAACTACTCAATCTATATCACGACTAAAGATAAAGCAGATAAAATCGATGATGTTGCCGATGCTAAAATTGGGGTACTTTCAGGTTCAACGCATCAGCAATATATCAAAGATACCTACAAAGGTAGCGATATCTCTGTATACCCACAATATCCGTCAGCGATGAATGATTTAGCGCTAGGTCGTGTGGATGTCGTCTTCGGCGATGGCGAAGTAGTCAATGAATATATTCAAGGCAACGATAATTTTGTGATGGTTGGCGAAAAAGTCACTGATCCTAAATATTTCGGTCAAGGTTTAGGCATTGGTACAGGTTTAAGAAATAAAGCGCTTGTCGAAGAGATCAATGAAGCATTAAAAACCGTTAAAGAGAACGGTCAATATGATGAGATCTACAGCAAGTGGTTTGAACAGCAGTAA
- the artP gene encoding arginine ABC transporter ATP-binding protein ArtP codes for MIELKDLNYFYGETQVLFDVSLQAKKGEIVVLLGPSGAGKSSLLRILNILERPKAGQLEIAGFEFDFSQSISEKTIRDLRQKVGMIFQQYHLWPHRTVLQNLTYAPVKLGKMSLDEAKKRGVEALHSLKLEGLEDRYPLKLSGGQQQRVAIARALMMDPDVLLFDEPTAALDPEITSQVATIIEELAQTGITQIVVTHDVDFAKRIATYVVYMEQGKVVEEGDASIFVSPKTEEFKQYLSH; via the coding sequence ATGATTGAGCTGAAAGACTTAAACTACTTTTATGGGGAAACACAAGTACTATTTGATGTTTCGCTACAAGCCAAAAAAGGTGAGATTGTTGTGTTGTTAGGCCCAAGTGGTGCGGGTAAAAGCTCTCTGCTTCGAATTTTAAATATTCTTGAGCGCCCTAAAGCGGGGCAATTAGAGATTGCCGGTTTTGAATTTGATTTCTCTCAGAGTATTTCTGAGAAGACGATTCGCGATCTTCGGCAGAAAGTGGGAATGATCTTCCAACAATATCATCTCTGGCCGCATCGCACTGTTTTACAAAATCTCACTTATGCGCCGGTTAAATTAGGCAAAATGTCTTTAGACGAGGCGAAAAAACGGGGGGTTGAAGCGCTTCACTCTTTAAAGCTTGAAGGATTAGAAGATCGCTATCCACTCAAACTCTCGGGTGGTCAACAGCAACGAGTGGCGATTGCAAGAGCTTTAATGATGGATCCTGATGTGCTGCTATTTGATGAACCTACGGCGGCGCTCGACCCTGAAATTACTTCACAAGTGGCAACAATTATTGAAGAGTTAGCTCAAACGGGTATTACGCAAATTGTTGTCACGCATGATGTCGATTTTGCAAAACGAATTGCAACGTATGTGGTCTATATGGAGCAAGGTAAAGTCGTGGAAGAGGGCGATGCATCAATCTTTGTTTCACCCAAAACAGAAGAATTTAAACAGTATCTTTCCCATTAA
- a CDS encoding Mth938-like domain-containing protein, with translation MDNQTGATIKKEVTDNLHIKSYAPNFFRLNDESEWHNTPILLQNKEVFTDTPLLPATFDEITEAHIQAWIARKPTLILIGTGNKMEFLAPQWRALLYQNGIGIETMATESLCRTFAILAAEDRNALGIFFPIIEA, from the coding sequence ATGGATAATCAAACAGGCGCTACCATCAAAAAAGAGGTAACCGATAATCTTCATATTAAAAGTTATGCTCCGAACTTCTTCCGTTTGAACGATGAGAGTGAATGGCACAATACGCCAATACTATTACAAAACAAAGAAGTATTCACAGATACCCCATTACTCCCCGCCACATTTGATGAGATTACCGAGGCACATATCCAAGCTTGGATTGCCCGGAAACCAACACTCATTCTAATCGGTACCGGTAATAAAATGGAATTTCTCGCTCCACAATGGCGCGCACTACTTTACCAAAATGGTATCGGCATTGAAACGATGGCAACAGAATCTCTCTGCCGGACATTTGCGATTTTAGCAGCTGAAGATCGTAATGCACTTGGGATCTTCTTCCCCATCATCGAAGCATAA
- the rbsB gene encoding ribose ABC transporter substrate-binding protein RbsB: MKKRVLKTAMVAALGLGLMGSVWAQEKIALVVSTLNNPFFVTLKDGAAEKAKELGYELVILDSQNNPAKELANVEDILVKGTRVLLINPTDSDAVGNAVLAANKAGIPVITLDRASAKGDVVTHIASDNVAGGKAAGDFIVEKLGKDAKVIQLQGIVGTSASRERGEGFKQSQEANGFEIIAAQPADFDRAKGMNVMQNLLTANPNVEAVFAENDEMALGALRAIRSAGQNNIVIVGFDGTDDAIKAVERGQMAATIAQQPELIGAKGVEAADLIIKGETPDSHIPVELKVITE; the protein is encoded by the coding sequence ATGAAAAAGAGAGTATTAAAAACAGCAATGGTAGCCGCATTAGGCTTAGGATTAATGGGTAGTGTGTGGGCGCAAGAGAAAATTGCATTGGTAGTATCAACCCTCAATAATCCATTTTTTGTCACATTGAAAGATGGTGCCGCGGAGAAAGCGAAAGAGCTTGGATATGAGTTGGTGATTTTAGATTCACAAAATAACCCGGCTAAAGAACTTGCGAATGTGGAAGATATCCTTGTAAAAGGGACGCGCGTTCTACTCATCAATCCTACAGATTCAGATGCTGTGGGTAATGCGGTATTAGCGGCTAATAAAGCGGGTATTCCAGTCATTACGCTTGATAGAGCGAGTGCAAAAGGGGACGTTGTAACGCATATTGCCTCTGATAACGTTGCCGGTGGTAAAGCTGCCGGAGACTTTATCGTTGAAAAATTGGGTAAAGATGCCAAAGTGATTCAATTACAAGGGATTGTAGGAACATCTGCTTCAAGGGAGCGAGGTGAAGGATTTAAACAATCACAAGAAGCCAATGGTTTTGAGATTATTGCAGCTCAACCGGCAGATTTTGATCGCGCTAAAGGGATGAATGTCATGCAAAATCTCTTAACGGCAAATCCCAATGTAGAAGCGGTATTTGCGGAAAATGATGAAATGGCATTAGGGGCATTAAGAGCAATTCGTTCAGCGGGGCAAAATAATATCGTCATTGTCGGTTTTGATGGTACAGATGATGCAATTAAAGCGGTAGAACGTGGTCAAATGGCGGCAACCATTGCCCAACAACCAGAACTCATTGGTGCAAAAGGCGTTGAAGCGGCAGATCTGATTATCAAAGGTGAAACACCAGATAGCCATATTCCTGTTGAGCTAAAAGTGATTACAGAATAG
- the rbsC gene encoding ribose ABC transporter permease, whose protein sequence is MQGNSMQTNRIKKFLIDQKSLVALIVLILGVSMLNENFFTLNNIFNILQQTSINAIIAVGMTLVILTSGIDLSVGSVFALTGAVAASIIGQDINPFFAIIAALLLGSALGLVSGVIIAKGKLQAFIATLVMMLIIRGATQVYTQGSPIGLGMSDYAYMFEWIGFGRVLGIPVPIIIMAVVFMIAGYILKFTKLGRHIYAVGGNEAATRLSGINVDRVKIIVYMMSGFLCAVAAMIEVSRLSSAQPTAGMGYEMDAIAAVVLGGTSMAGGRGKIIGTLIGALILGFLNNGLNLLGVDAYYQMIVKGAVILLAVLVDNKTVRS, encoded by the coding sequence ATGCAAGGAAATAGTATGCAAACAAATCGTATTAAGAAGTTTTTAATTGATCAGAAATCATTGGTGGCACTGATTGTTCTGATTCTCGGCGTCTCAATGTTAAATGAAAATTTTTTCACATTGAATAATATCTTTAATATCCTACAACAGACTTCGATTAATGCCATTATCGCAGTGGGAATGACGTTAGTGATTCTCACAAGTGGCATTGATCTTTCGGTAGGTTCAGTCTTTGCACTGACCGGCGCTGTGGCAGCTTCTATCATTGGGCAAGATATTAACCCTTTCTTTGCGATTATTGCGGCACTCTTATTAGGTTCTGCATTAGGGCTTGTCTCCGGCGTGATTATCGCAAAAGGGAAGTTACAAGCCTTTATCGCTACACTTGTGATGATGCTCATTATTCGCGGTGCAACGCAAGTCTATACACAAGGAAGTCCAATTGGTCTTGGTATGAGCGATTATGCTTATATGTTTGAATGGATTGGTTTTGGTCGTGTATTAGGGATTCCTGTACCCATTATCATTATGGCGGTAGTCTTTATGATTGCCGGTTATATCTTAAAATTTACTAAACTAGGCCGCCATATCTATGCCGTTGGTGGTAATGAGGCGGCAACCCGACTGTCGGGCATTAATGTCGATCGTGTCAAAATCATTGTTTATATGATGAGTGGTTTTCTCTGTGCGGTCGCGGCAATGATCGAAGTTTCACGACTCTCATCGGCACAACCTACTGCCGGGATGGGGTATGAGATGGATGCCATTGCGGCAGTTGTGCTCGGTGGTACGAGTATGGCCGGCGGTCGCGGTAAGATTATCGGCACATTAATTGGGGCATTGATTTTAGGATTCCTCAATAATGGCCTAAATCTATTAGGTGTCGATGCGTACTATCAGATGATTGTGAAAGGTGCCGTTATTTTATTGGCGGTCTTAGTAGATAATAAGACTGTTCGTTCTTAA